A genomic window from Sulfurospirillum multivorans DSM 12446 includes:
- a CDS encoding Rdx family protein produces the protein MPRAFRVKDEILSAYPNANVALSPKTGGFFDVVVNEKTLFSKTEKIGTTMERFPESGEIVLLLQKAGF, from the coding sequence ATGCCACGAGCTTTCCGTGTGAAAGATGAAATTTTAAGTGCGTACCCCAATGCCAATGTAGCGTTAAGTCCCAAAACAGGCGGTTTTTTTGATGTTGTCGTCAATGAAAAAACGCTTTTTTCAAAAACAGAGAAAATTGGCACCACCATGGAGCGTTTTCCTGAAAGTGGCGAGATCGTTTTATTGCTTCAAAAAGCAGGTTTTTAA
- a CDS encoding potassium channel family protein, with protein MRESKILLFGFSRSAIEIGARLKAQGLAFICIDNDASLLPKAKKLGFELLIADYSDDETLLSLGIGEDVSFVFTLFDEDVHNVFLTLSIRSLDPKVQIVSTTHTKDAIHKLEIAGASTILDPYQICGKRIYKLITQPEIMQVIDATIFGEEDINMEQITITAHSPLNGLLLNECYPTERYNMLLIGLHDKELKKEFLFITEGHNHKLDQGDILVVIGKSAEIERFRMDFSL; from the coding sequence ATGAGAGAAAGCAAAATTCTCCTTTTTGGCTTTAGCCGATCTGCCATTGAAATTGGAGCCAGACTTAAAGCGCAAGGGTTGGCATTTATCTGTATTGACAATGACGCAAGCCTTCTGCCTAAAGCTAAAAAATTAGGGTTTGAACTGCTGATTGCAGACTACAGCGATGACGAAACGCTTTTGAGTTTGGGCATTGGAGAGGATGTTAGCTTTGTTTTCACTCTTTTTGATGAAGATGTTCACAATGTCTTTTTAACCCTCTCCATTCGATCCTTAGATCCAAAAGTGCAAATTGTCTCTACCACGCACACCAAAGATGCCATTCATAAGCTCGAAATTGCAGGTGCAAGTACCATTTTAGACCCGTATCAGATTTGTGGAAAACGTATCTATAAGCTCATCACACAGCCTGAGATTATGCAGGTGATTGATGCGACTATTTTTGGTGAAGAGGATATTAATATGGAGCAGATCACCATCACTGCCCATTCACCGCTTAATGGGTTACTGCTCAATGAGTGTTACCCCACAGAGCGTTACAATATGCTACTCATTGGCTTACACGACAAAGAGCTCAAAAAAGAGTTTCTCTTTATCACCGAAGGGCATAACCACAAGTTAGATCAGGGCGATATTTTAGTTGTGATTGGAAAAAGTGCTGAGATTGAGCGCTTTAGAATGGATTTTAGTCTATAA
- a CDS encoding HIT family protein, whose product MSEKLYENSYFYILRENATIPWVKIFTQHPYKELSDCDPETQAALLKAMLVVEETMRFYYNPKKINIAMFGNYVPHLHIHIMARFEEDSHFPESMWGVKQREATLFLPSFENFVTILHSKLAS is encoded by the coding sequence ATGAGCGAAAAACTCTACGAAAATAGCTATTTTTATATATTACGTGAAAATGCCACGATTCCGTGGGTCAAGATTTTTACACAACATCCCTACAAAGAGCTCAGCGATTGCGACCCTGAGACCCAAGCAGCCCTGCTAAAAGCGATGCTCGTTGTTGAAGAGACGATGCGTTTTTACTACAATCCTAAAAAAATCAACATTGCGATGTTTGGCAATTATGTACCACACCTGCACATTCACATCATGGCACGGTTTGAAGAAGATTCACACTTCCCTGAGTCGATGTGGGGCGTTAAGCAACGTGAAGCGACCCTTTTCCTACCGAGTTTTGAGAACTTTGTGACCATTTTACACAGCAAATTAGCCTCCTAG
- a CDS encoding TrkA C-terminal domain-containing protein, translating to MHHKLFVQPNSDELNVFITLTARSLSKQIIIIARVIKNTHKKKYFLAGANYAFSADETIGLMGALYITQPISYVALDEMVTENTGVVFDMLPIHEHAYFVDKPLETLELQDKHLILFGILRKESEPVFQFNPSPSFVLQNHDILIVMGRKHHINALRKLNDKGSMR from the coding sequence GTGCATCACAAATTATTTGTGCAACCCAATAGCGATGAGCTCAATGTCTTTATCACCCTAACCGCTCGAAGCCTGAGCAAACAGATTATTATCATTGCGCGTGTGATCAAAAATACCCATAAAAAGAAGTACTTTTTAGCAGGGGCTAACTACGCATTTAGTGCCGATGAGACGATAGGACTTATGGGAGCACTTTACATTACGCAACCGATTTCCTATGTAGCCCTTGATGAGATGGTGACTGAAAACACGGGTGTTGTTTTTGATATGCTGCCTATTCACGAACATGCTTATTTTGTTGACAAACCCCTTGAAACACTGGAACTTCAAGACAAACATCTGATACTTTTTGGAATTTTACGAAAAGAGTCTGAACCTGTATTCCAGTTCAATCCAAGTCCTAGTTTTGTGCTTCAAAACCATGATATTCTGATTGTTATGGGGCGTAAGCACCACATTAATGCCCTGCGCAAACTGAATGACAAAGGAAGCATGCGATGA
- the glmS gene encoding glutamine--fructose-6-phosphate transaminase (isomerizing) — MCGIVGYIGTKEKRNFLINGLKELEYRGYDSAGIAVLKEGEITAFKATGKLSNLSHKVEHFSSSGFGVGIGHTRWATHGKPTEANAHPHWGQYSYIIHNGIIENYKEIKDELLKDGVKFLSQTDTEVAVHLFEKNVKEVGDCFKAFEKTIASLQGAYAILLITKKEPDVIFFAKNAVPLLLGTNAEGEVYFSSSDAPLVGLVNEVVYLEDGEYGWAKDKEITLLKEFKPQHLDFKTLTHDKISAQKDGFRYFMEKEIYEQSLVVAETLMGRIKDNSVVLDELSHLDLSSIDAIKICACGTSYHAALSASYMFERLAKIRCNVEIASEFRYKEPLLDPKTLFIVISQSGETADTLEALKMAKQSGMSTLAICNVDNSSIVRTADMTILTRAGIEKGVASTKAFATQVVTLWLLSLFVGEAKGTIEESILQREIAALLHIPLVLKVNESVHEKIRRLSKRYLHGHGFFFIGRDLFYPLALEGALKLKEISYLHAEGYPAGEMKHGPIALADSELFTIALMPKNLLYDKMKSNVEELGARDSTLLIISPEPFELADDFIKTTPQTHMMSEFFEMMIITQLLALEISIRLGNDVDMPRNLAKSVTVE; from the coding sequence ATGTGTGGAATTGTTGGCTATATTGGAACAAAAGAGAAGCGAAATTTTTTAATCAATGGACTCAAAGAGCTCGAATACCGAGGCTATGATTCAGCGGGAATTGCGGTGCTTAAAGAGGGTGAAATCACTGCATTTAAAGCGACCGGAAAACTCTCTAACCTCAGCCATAAAGTGGAGCATTTTAGCTCTTCAGGCTTTGGCGTGGGCATTGGGCACACAAGATGGGCAACGCATGGAAAACCCACCGAAGCGAATGCACACCCACATTGGGGGCAATACTCCTACATCATTCATAACGGAATCATCGAAAATTACAAAGAGATCAAAGATGAACTCTTAAAAGATGGCGTCAAATTTTTAAGCCAAACCGACACCGAAGTTGCTGTTCACCTGTTTGAAAAAAATGTTAAAGAGGTGGGGGATTGCTTTAAAGCATTTGAGAAGACGATTGCTTCGTTGCAGGGCGCGTATGCAATTTTATTGATCACCAAAAAAGAGCCCGATGTGATCTTTTTTGCTAAAAATGCTGTGCCGCTGCTCCTTGGTACCAACGCCGAAGGCGAAGTCTACTTTAGCTCCTCCGATGCGCCGCTTGTCGGACTTGTCAATGAAGTCGTCTACTTAGAAGATGGCGAATACGGTTGGGCAAAAGACAAAGAGATTACCCTTCTGAAAGAGTTTAAGCCACAACACCTTGATTTTAAAACCTTAACCCACGACAAAATTTCTGCACAAAAAGATGGCTTTCGTTACTTTATGGAAAAAGAGATTTACGAGCAATCTTTAGTAGTAGCTGAGACATTGATGGGTCGCATTAAAGACAATTCGGTTGTTTTGGATGAACTCTCACATCTTGATCTAAGTAGCATTGATGCGATCAAAATCTGTGCCTGCGGGACGAGTTACCACGCTGCACTCAGTGCCTCTTATATGTTTGAGAGGCTTGCGAAAATTCGCTGTAACGTTGAAATTGCCAGTGAATTTCGCTACAAAGAGCCTTTGCTTGATCCAAAAACGCTCTTTATTGTCATCTCTCAAAGCGGCGAAACGGCAGATACCCTAGAAGCACTTAAAATGGCAAAGCAGAGCGGTATGAGCACGCTTGCTATCTGCAATGTCGATAACTCTTCCATCGTACGCACTGCCGATATGACGATTCTTACGCGTGCTGGCATCGAAAAAGGGGTTGCAAGTACCAAAGCCTTTGCAACCCAAGTCGTTACCCTTTGGCTGTTAAGCCTTTTTGTGGGTGAAGCAAAAGGAACCATTGAAGAATCAATCTTGCAACGTGAGATTGCAGCCCTATTGCATATTCCCCTTGTTTTAAAAGTCAATGAGAGTGTGCATGAGAAGATTCGTCGTCTCTCCAAACGCTATTTGCATGGGCATGGCTTTTTCTTTATCGGACGCGATCTTTTCTACCCGCTTGCGCTTGAAGGAGCGCTTAAACTGAAAGAGATCAGCTATTTACATGCGGAAGGTTACCCAGCAGGTGAAATGAAACACGGCCCCATCGCACTGGCGGACAGTGAACTTTTTACGATTGCCTTAATGCCTAAAAATCTTTTGTACGACAAAATGAAAAGTAACGTTGAAGAGCTAGGTGCGCGTGATTCGACACTGCTCATTATCAGTCCAGAGCCTTTTGAATTAGCCGATGATTTTATTAAAACAACTCCTCAAACACATATGATGAGTGAGTTTTTTGAGATGATGATTATCACCCAGTTGCTGGCGTTAGAGATTTCGATCCGTTTAGGAAACGATGTGGATATGCCACGAAATCTTGCCAAAAGTGTGACCGTAGAATAA
- a CDS encoding EAL and HDOD domain-containing protein, giving the protein MSTYVGRQPIFDKEGVCFGYELLYRSCDANNAATFQDNAKATARVIVNLIHNIGLAPIIGNKKGFINVDETMLFSDAILLLPKEHFGFEILEHTKVSLALYERVKHLHSLGYHFSLDDFDCSDTMIKNYEPLFPYIEIIKVDIQAITLPHLSESVEKIQKYNIPLLAEKIETHEEHEACLQLPFQFFQGYFFERPIILSGRKIEPHTENALRLITCIQENSDVLFISHKFATCPDLVYNLLRHVNSGAYHFKQKITSIKQMVTLLGPQKITSWLGLFLYGTPHNRPFGTEIFNNAKFRAKVMEELTLTCKKPELANKAFLTGSLSLIDAYLSIPMYEFLNHVQLDDEIKTALLFREGYLGELLNITIEMNHANDAEEILKTLKNNPCFSAKELYEACMKATIFVEESEQEHES; this is encoded by the coding sequence GTGAGTACCTATGTCGGTAGGCAACCGATTTTTGACAAAGAGGGTGTATGCTTTGGGTATGAGCTCCTCTACCGCTCATGCGATGCCAACAATGCGGCAACCTTTCAAGACAATGCCAAAGCCACGGCGCGCGTTATTGTCAACCTCATTCACAATATTGGATTGGCTCCTATTATTGGCAACAAGAAAGGATTTATCAACGTCGACGAGACGATGCTCTTTAGCGATGCGATTTTACTACTTCCTAAAGAGCACTTTGGTTTTGAGATCTTAGAGCATACCAAAGTCTCCCTCGCCCTTTATGAGCGCGTCAAACACCTTCATTCGCTTGGGTATCATTTTTCACTGGACGATTTTGACTGCAGTGATACGATGATCAAAAACTATGAGCCCCTTTTTCCGTACATTGAGATCATTAAAGTTGACATTCAAGCCATCACCCTTCCCCATCTTTCAGAGTCCGTTGAGAAGATTCAAAAGTACAACATCCCTCTTTTAGCCGAGAAAATTGAGACGCACGAAGAGCATGAAGCCTGCTTACAACTGCCTTTTCAGTTTTTCCAAGGTTACTTTTTTGAGCGACCTATCATTTTAAGCGGTCGTAAAATCGAACCCCATACGGAAAATGCGTTAAGGCTGATCACCTGTATTCAAGAAAACAGCGATGTTCTCTTCATCTCTCACAAATTTGCAACCTGCCCTGATCTTGTCTACAACCTGTTGCGCCATGTCAACTCTGGCGCGTACCATTTTAAACAAAAAATTACCTCCATTAAACAAATGGTAACCCTTTTAGGCCCTCAAAAAATCACCTCATGGTTGGGACTTTTCCTCTATGGAACCCCGCACAACCGCCCTTTTGGCACGGAGATCTTTAACAACGCCAAATTTCGCGCCAAAGTGATGGAGGAACTCACCCTTACATGTAAAAAACCAGAACTTGCCAACAAAGCCTTTTTAACCGGCAGCCTCTCGTTGATTGACGCGTATCTTAGCATTCCGATGTATGAGTTTTTAAACCATGTTCAGCTGGATGATGAGATCAAAACGGCACTGCTTTTTCGCGAAGGCTATTTAGGAGAATTGCTGAACATAACCATTGAGATGAACCATGCGAATGACGCAGAAGAGATTCTTAAAACACTCAAAAACAACCCCTGCTTTAGTGCGAAAGAGCTTTATGAAGCGTGTATGAAAGCCACGATCTTTGTCGAAGAGAGTGAGCAAGAACATGAAAGTTAA
- a CDS encoding M99 family carboxypeptidase catalytic domain-containing protein encodes MKKISLGLCLLLSTYAFSANLHYSLIKKESGKAGSTLLVIGGIHGDEPGGYFAPMLLAKHYKIESGNLWVVPNLNFDSIVKNARGINGDMNRKFAKVEPKDKDFEIVMEIKKLILQPKVDLTLNLHDGQGFYRARQINKDFNPKAWGQATIIDQQNMPHAKYGNLAEIAKKVNQETNVDLIEDVHEFNVKNTNTKAQDKAMQQSLTYFAITHNKPAFAIETSKNITELSHKVFYQLKTIEKFMDEMNIKYTRSFELSQETIKKLLSDDGMLEIPPTKITLDLSTLKPYIKFFPMSKEALVYHSTNPLVAVLKEKDEYKIMNGNILVSKLKPDFFEFEDSLKSVGLIIDGQKSSAKIGSLISAKNSFQIDPIQGYRINMIGYSKEGVTSEGGIHVTPKDFMENYAIDKDETTYMVQFYKDKKFCGMINIKFEDEKKSKK; translated from the coding sequence ATGAAAAAAATCTCTCTGGGCCTTTGTCTGTTACTTTCAACGTACGCATTTAGCGCAAATTTACACTACTCACTGATCAAAAAAGAGAGTGGCAAAGCGGGCAGCACGCTGCTTGTTATTGGAGGTATTCATGGCGATGAACCTGGCGGTTATTTTGCACCTATGCTCCTTGCTAAACATTACAAAATTGAGAGTGGCAATCTTTGGGTCGTTCCAAACCTCAACTTCGATAGCATCGTCAAAAATGCTCGTGGCATTAACGGCGATATGAACCGTAAATTTGCCAAAGTAGAACCCAAAGATAAAGATTTTGAGATCGTGATGGAGATTAAAAAGCTGATCCTTCAGCCTAAAGTAGACTTAACACTCAACCTCCATGATGGGCAAGGTTTCTACCGTGCTCGGCAAATCAACAAAGACTTTAACCCAAAAGCGTGGGGACAAGCAACCATCATTGATCAACAAAACATGCCCCATGCCAAATACGGAAACCTTGCAGAGATCGCTAAAAAAGTCAATCAAGAGACCAACGTTGATCTCATCGAAGATGTGCATGAGTTTAACGTGAAAAACACCAACACCAAAGCGCAAGATAAGGCGATGCAACAAAGCCTGACCTACTTTGCGATTACCCATAACAAACCCGCTTTTGCGATTGAGACCAGTAAAAATATCACGGAGCTTTCACACAAAGTTTTTTACCAACTCAAAACCATCGAAAAATTTATGGACGAGATGAATATTAAATATACACGCTCGTTTGAGTTATCGCAAGAGACCATCAAAAAACTCTTAAGTGATGATGGCATGCTCGAGATTCCACCGACCAAAATTACATTGGATCTCTCAACACTGAAGCCTTATATTAAATTTTTTCCAATGAGTAAAGAGGCATTGGTGTATCATAGTACCAATCCTCTTGTGGCGGTTCTTAAAGAGAAAGATGAATACAAAATCATGAATGGCAACATCTTAGTTTCCAAACTCAAACCTGACTTTTTTGAGTTTGAGGACTCGTTAAAGAGTGTTGGATTGATCATTGATGGTCAAAAAAGCAGTGCTAAAATTGGCTCATTGATTAGTGCTAAAAACAGTTTCCAAATTGACCCTATTCAGGGGTATAGGATTAATATGATTGGTTATTCTAAAGAAGGTGTTACGAGTGAAGGTGGCATCCACGTTACCCCAAAAGACTTTATGGAAAATTACGCCATTGATAAAGATGAAACCACCTATATGGTACAATTTTACAAAGATAAAAAGTTTTGCGGTATGATCAATATTAAATTTGAAGATGAGAAAAAAAGCAAAAAATAG
- a CDS encoding GGDEF domain-containing protein translates to MQKKLSLVIVGTIFISFMLLMVILAFSIRDLGIKNAEEKAQIIADLVQDGLSAHMLSGTMDQREFFLNKISTAKGVEALWVVRSESVIKQFGKGFNNEVVRDEIDDKTLKTGTVHKQNEESSHSAKLRISTPYIAKENGSPNCMQCHQAKEGEVLGAISIVFNINEVRTNGVITSLGILLLSIFIMLFIFFVINRSMKPLMELFDSITFVMNKAQEGDYSRRVRFSGSDKECHNVMFWINSLLEKLENTLNDIEVTVKKFLALSPNHQPDLLLDAQAIVHELSDIYQFKRTIEFDEDKEQVYRRIGSILQHDLGLEDFVLIESGKDAINPTIVFDASSQKRTIDPTCRALRTKQAVYSDQFRNICESCDSCAHHLCIPYLISSDFELLLSIWTTTPEALAHTKEQLPKIQNYIDAARPELVSKNLTEILKISSTTDALTGLYNRKYLDEYIEKALSQAKRNGIVYGILMIDIDFFKMVNDTYGHDVGDRAIKALSHILKENIREADTAFRFGGEEFLILLYECEETMVENIANKIRMAFEKTPIQSNNGATFNKTLSVGASIFPKDSDSIWKCIKFADIALYNAKDSGRNCIKRFELNMLDEQELKNAF, encoded by the coding sequence ATGCAAAAAAAGCTCTCTTTGGTTATTGTTGGAACGATTTTTATCTCTTTTATGCTGTTGATGGTCATTTTAGCGTTTTCCATTCGTGACCTTGGTATCAAAAATGCGGAAGAGAAAGCACAAATCATTGCGGATCTGGTTCAAGATGGACTCTCCGCGCACATGCTCAGTGGCACGATGGATCAAAGAGAGTTTTTTCTCAATAAAATCAGCACCGCCAAAGGAGTCGAAGCGCTTTGGGTAGTTCGCAGTGAATCGGTCATCAAACAGTTTGGAAAAGGCTTCAATAACGAAGTGGTTCGCGATGAGATTGATGATAAGACACTTAAAACAGGAACCGTTCACAAACAAAACGAAGAGAGTTCACACAGTGCAAAACTGCGCATCAGCACCCCTTACATTGCCAAAGAGAATGGCTCACCTAACTGTATGCAGTGCCACCAAGCCAAAGAGGGTGAAGTTTTAGGCGCGATCAGCATTGTGTTTAATATCAATGAAGTGCGCACCAACGGTGTTATCACCTCCTTAGGCATTTTGTTGCTTTCCATTTTCATTATGCTCTTCATTTTTTTCGTCATCAATCGTTCCATGAAACCCCTGATGGAGCTTTTCGATTCGATTACCTTTGTCATGAACAAAGCGCAAGAGGGTGACTACAGCAGACGCGTTCGCTTTAGCGGTAGCGACAAAGAGTGCCACAATGTGATGTTTTGGATCAATTCACTCCTTGAAAAACTTGAAAATACACTCAATGACATTGAAGTCACCGTTAAAAAGTTTTTAGCCCTTTCACCCAACCATCAACCTGACCTTCTTTTGGATGCACAAGCAATTGTGCACGAGCTCTCCGACATTTATCAGTTTAAACGCACCATCGAATTTGATGAAGACAAAGAGCAGGTGTATCGACGTATTGGTTCTATTTTACAGCACGATTTGGGGCTTGAAGATTTTGTCTTGATCGAATCAGGCAAAGATGCGATCAACCCAACCATTGTCTTTGATGCTTCCAGTCAAAAGCGTACCATTGACCCGACGTGTAGGGCACTTCGCACCAAACAAGCCGTTTATTCCGATCAGTTTAGAAATATCTGCGAATCGTGTGACTCCTGTGCGCATCATTTGTGTATTCCTTATCTGATCAGCAGTGATTTTGAACTTTTGCTTAGCATTTGGACCACGACACCTGAAGCGTTAGCGCACACCAAAGAGCAACTGCCTAAAATTCAAAACTACATCGACGCCGCACGCCCAGAGTTGGTGAGTAAAAACCTGACGGAAATTTTAAAAATCTCCTCTACCACTGACGCGTTAACAGGACTTTACAACCGAAAATACCTGGATGAGTACATCGAAAAAGCGCTCTCTCAAGCCAAACGCAATGGCATTGTGTATGGTATTTTGATGATCGACATTGACTTTTTCAAAATGGTCAACGACACGTACGGGCATGATGTTGGGGATCGCGCTATCAAGGCTTTATCACACATCCTTAAAGAGAATATCCGAGAAGCCGATACGGCCTTTCGCTTTGGTGGCGAAGAGTTTTTGATCTTGCTGTATGAATGCGAAGAGACCATGGTCGAAAATATCGCCAATAAAATACGTATGGCCTTTGAAAAAACACCGATTCAATCCAATAATGGAGCGACTTTTAACAAAACACTCAGTGTGGGTGCATCGATTTTTCCTAAAGATTCAGACTCTATTTGGAAGTGCATTAAGTTTGCAGATATTGCGCTTTATAACGCAAAAGACAGCGGTCGTAACTGTATTAAACGTTTTGAACTCAATATGCTTGATGAGCAAGAGCTCAAAAACGCCTTCTAA
- a CDS encoding ion transporter, with protein MGYLTSYCVRFAYFLEASARYHRAKEFCRMVLEHQHSKLKFYFDIFMVALVVISVLFLLYEVKHPDGHPFLDAFVQFSLVVFIMEYLLRFWIYSDSHKLFLERYEYAINNNLPFSLRQTLYMVVKKKVEYVFSPMAIIDLLAILPSYRPLRFLRIFLLFRIFKLFRYARSMKTFTAIITEKKFELFTLAIFASFVIFTGSSAIYIFETHQNPKINTLFDALYWAIVTMGTVGYGDIVPVTTEGMVVAMILIILGIATIAFLTSIIVSSFQNKLIELKESRLFSEIEKLENYIVICGYGRVGEVVAKMLHEDGYKLVIIDNDDEKIKLAQQRGLIGIVADASKSRILGELGVGQRASQIICATQ; from the coding sequence GTGGGTTATTTAACAAGCTATTGTGTACGATTTGCCTATTTTTTAGAGGCGTCAGCTCGTTATCATCGCGCCAAAGAGTTTTGCAGAATGGTTTTGGAACACCAACATTCCAAACTCAAATTTTATTTCGATATTTTTATGGTTGCTTTGGTGGTCATCAGTGTTTTGTTTCTTCTGTATGAAGTCAAACATCCCGATGGGCACCCTTTTTTAGATGCATTTGTACAGTTCTCTTTGGTTGTTTTTATTATGGAATACCTGCTACGTTTTTGGATTTACTCCGATAGTCACAAACTCTTTTTAGAACGTTATGAGTATGCGATCAACAACAACCTTCCTTTTTCACTCCGCCAAACCCTGTATATGGTTGTAAAGAAAAAAGTGGAATACGTCTTTTCACCTATGGCGATTATCGATCTTTTGGCGATTCTGCCAAGTTACCGTCCACTACGTTTTTTGCGTATTTTCTTGCTCTTTAGAATTTTTAAACTCTTCCGTTATGCCAGAAGTATGAAAACATTTACAGCGATCATTACAGAGAAAAAGTTTGAACTTTTCACCTTAGCGATCTTTGCCAGCTTTGTGATTTTTACAGGAAGCTCCGCCATTTATATCTTTGAAACACACCAAAATCCTAAGATCAACACCCTTTTTGATGCGCTCTACTGGGCGATTGTCACGATGGGTACGGTAGGATACGGCGACATTGTTCCTGTGACGACCGAGGGAATGGTTGTTGCGATGATTCTTATCATTTTAGGTATTGCCACCATCGCTTTTTTAACATCCATCATCGTATCCTCGTTTCAAAACAAGCTGATCGAACTGAAAGAGAGCCGCCTTTTCTCTGAGATCGAAAAACTGGAAAATTATATTGTTATTTGTGGCTATGGACGTGTTGGCGAAGTGGTCGCGAAAATGTTGCATGAAGATGGCTATAAACTGGTCATTATCGATAATGATGATGAGAAGATAAAGCTGGCACAGCAACGTGGACTCATCGGTATTGTTGCCGATGCTTCCAAGAGTCGCATTTTAGGCGAGCTAGGTGTTGGTCAGCGTGCATCACAAATTATTTGTGCAACCCAATAG
- a CDS encoding radical SAM/SPASM domain-containing protein yields MKFYRVYVELTNICGLKCSFCPPQVIPSQSMPPAFFEHILDELAPYTKEIAYHMGGDPLTLSQLKAYLDLTCKKNFKGVLTTSGYYLGKHDLHTLMHPALKQINISLNSYNKNSMPLSFEAYMEPIIALCRLKREQNPNLFINLRVWNMDASQSEKTFNERLFTYLETAFDIPLHVKRLYEEKPRSIRLESKILLHFDHYFEWPSLDSSHHSEGKCLGLSSHFGILSNGAVVPCCLDKDGVMELGNLHVNSLKSILETPRVHAIIDGFKHHKAVEPLCQKCHYKHRFEENE; encoded by the coding sequence ATGAAATTTTACCGTGTCTATGTTGAGCTCACCAATATTTGTGGGCTCAAATGCAGCTTTTGCCCGCCTCAAGTCATCCCATCGCAGTCGATGCCGCCTGCTTTTTTTGAGCATATCTTAGACGAACTTGCTCCCTACACGAAGGAGATTGCGTATCACATGGGTGGCGATCCACTCACGCTTTCGCAGTTAAAAGCCTATTTGGATCTTACATGTAAAAAGAATTTTAAAGGCGTGCTCACGACCAGTGGCTACTATTTGGGCAAACATGACCTTCACACGCTGATGCACCCCGCACTCAAGCAGATCAATATTTCACTCAACAGCTACAATAAAAACAGTATGCCACTCTCGTTTGAAGCATACATGGAGCCTATTATTGCACTGTGCAGGCTTAAGAGGGAGCAAAATCCAAACCTTTTTATCAACCTTCGTGTCTGGAATATGGACGCCTCTCAAAGTGAAAAAACCTTCAATGAAAGGCTCTTTACTTACCTTGAAACCGCCTTTGACATCCCTTTACATGTAAAGCGTCTTTATGAAGAGAAACCTCGTTCCATCAGGCTTGAGAGCAAGATTCTGCTTCATTTTGATCACTACTTTGAATGGCCCTCCTTGGACTCTTCGCATCACTCGGAAGGAAAATGCTTAGGACTGAGCTCACATTTTGGTATACTCTCTAACGGAGCTGTTGTGCCGTGTTGTTTAGACAAAGATGGGGTGATGGAGCTGGGGAATTTACATGTAAACTCACTGAAAAGCATTTTAGAAACCCCAAGGGTTCACGCCATCATCGATGGATTTAAACACCACAAAGCTGTGGAGCCTTTATGCCAAAAATGCCACTATAAACACCGATTTGAGGAGAACGAATGA